One Setaria viridis chromosome 7, Setaria_viridis_v4.0, whole genome shotgun sequence genomic region harbors:
- the LOC117862984 gene encoding salt tolerance receptor-like cytoplasmic kinase 1, with protein sequence MFSGCGLFSLARRGRGDLRKRGEMGGASSRVAPAEPVEAEEQGGGAARQLAWAEVEAATRGFSSRVVGRGGFSTVYLASLPSSRLGAVKVSCSSERLHRAFRRELEVLLSLRHPYVVRLLGYCDERDEGVLVFEYAPNGDLHERLHGDGDGAAGAFPWERRVAVALQVAAALEYLHEGRDQAVIHGDIKASNVLLDANLNAKLCDFGFAHVGVSATVGGGGRPSARAVMGSPGYVDPHLLRSGVATKKSDVYSFGVLLLELLTGKEAVCRETGHRLTAAVGPKVSGGKVSDVMDQRLGAEYDAAEAAAVAELAMQCVSDRPEFRPSMADVVRVLQEKTAAAGSKSDRKMMS encoded by the coding sequence ATGTTCAGTGGTTGCGGTCTCTTCTCTCTCGCCCGCCGGGGCCGTGGCGACCTCAGGAAGCGCGGGGAGATGGGCGGGGCGAGCTCGCGAGTTGCGCCGGCCGagccggtggaggcggaggagcagggcggcggcgcggcgaggcagCTGGCGTGGGCCGAGGTGGAGGCCGCCACGCGCGGGTTCTCGTCCCGCGTGGTCGGCCGCGGCGGGTTCAGCACGGTGTACCTCGCCTCGCTCCCCTCCTCGCGGCTCGGCGCCGTCAAGGTCAGCTGCAGCAGCGAGCGCCTGCACCGCGCGTTCCGCCGGGAGCTCGAGGTGCTCCTCTCGCTCCGCCACCCGTACGTCGTCCGCCTCCTCGGCTACTGCGACGAGCGCGACGAGGGCGTGCTGGTGTTCGAGTACGCGCCCAACGGCGACCTTCACGAGAGGctccacggcgacggcgacggcgcggccggcgccttCCCCTGGGAGCGGCGCGTTGCGGTCGCGCTCCAGGTGGCCGCGGCGCTGGAGTACCTCCACGAGGGCCGCGACCAGGCCGTCATCCACGGGGACATCAAGGCCTCCAACGTGCTCCTCGATGCCAACCTCAACGCCAAGCTCTGCGACTTCGGGTTCGCGCACGTCGGTGTCTCGGCcacggtgggcggcggcggacgccccTCGGCGCGCGCCGTCATGGGCTCCCCGGGCTACGTCGacccccacctcctccgctcCGGCGTGGCCACCAAgaagagcgacgtgtacagctttgGCGTGCTGCTGCTCGAGCTCCTGACGGGGAAGGAGGCCGTCTGCCGCGAGACCGGGCACCGGCTCACGGCCGCGGTGGGGCCAAAGGTCAGCGGCGGTAAAGTTTCGGACGTGATGGACCAGAGGCTTGGCGCCGAGTACGAcgccgcggaggccgccgccgtggcggagcTCGCCATGCAGTGCGTGAGCGACCGCCCAGAGTTCCGGCCGTCCATGGCCGACGTGGTGCGCGTGCTCCAGGAGAAGACAGCCGCCGCTGGATCGAAATCGGACCGCAAGATGATGTCCTAA
- the LOC117864415 gene encoding trihelix transcription factor GTL1 isoform X2 — translation MQQQQHQDGGGSQYGAAPPDMGPFSPPAASGPMPLSSRPPSATQPPPQQQQQQPRVTYEELAAVSGAGAGGFDDEMLGGSGGGGSSGASSNRWPREETQALIRIRSEMDATFRDATLKGPLWEDVSRKLADLGYKRSAKKCKEKFENVHKYYKRTKEGRAGRQDGKSYRFFDELEALHAAAPQPQPQQQLPPASSAQPLHAFAVPVSAPPPMSSMPPPPPGPMQPAPISSAGPAPVPAAAPMELPPAQQPLNLQGLSFSSMSDSESDDESEDDDMTAETGGSQDHLGKRKRGGGAGGSKKMMSFFEGLMQQVVQRQEEMQHRFLETMEKREAERTAREEAWRRQEVARLNREQEQLAQERAAAASRDAAIINFLQRIGGQSVQPPAAVAIPMPVQTPPPPKQPPRQPQHPPPPSPQATTPQSKPISAAPLQQQPQETAAHRDAGTPRSAPPTSSASLELAPPVTTEQHVDSGLGGGDGGAASSSRWPKTEVHALIQLRMDLDMRYQETGPKGPLWEEISSGMRRLGYNRSSKRCKEKWENINKYYKKVKESNKKRPEDSKTCPYFHQLEAIYNRKHLRSIGAASASSVAIAGAPPALPAEQANPTRQELEGKNINDDKRNNGGSGAGAQEPNSNGEKAPAPPAAFDADSGMKKKTSSGS, via the exons atgcagcagcagcagcaccaggaCGGAGGCGGGTCCCAGTACGGGGCTGCGCCACCGGACATGGGCCccttctcgccgccggcggcttccGGCCCCATGCCGCTGAGCAGCAGGCCCCCGTCGGCGACGCAGCCGCcgccccagcagcagcagcagcagccgaggGTGACCTACGAAGAATTGGCCGCGGTGTCGGGGGCCGGTGCCGGCGGCTTCGACGACGAGATGCtgggcggaagcggcggcggcgggtcgtcgGGCGCGTCCAGCAACCGGTGGCCACGGGAGGAGACGCAGGCGCTCATCAGGATCCGGTCGGAGATGGACGCCACCTTCCGCGACGCCACGCTCAAGGGCCCCCTCTGGGAGGACGTCTCCAG GAAGCTTGCGGATTTGGGCTACAAGAGGAGCGCCAAGAAGTGCAAGGAGAAGTTTGAGAACGTGCACAAGTACTACAAGCGCACCAAAGAAGGCCGCGCGGGGAGGCAGGACGGCAAGAGTTACCGATTCTTCGACGAGCTGGAGGCGCTGCATGcggccgcgccgcagccgcagccacagcagcagctgccgccAGCAAGCAGCGCTCAGCCGCTGCACGCCTTCGCGGTGCCAGtatccgcgccgccgcctatgagttcaatgccgccgccgccgccggggccgatGCAGCCGGCGCCAATATCTTCGGCGGGCCCGGCTCCGGTTCCGGCTGCGGCGCCCATGGAGCTGCCCCCGGCCCAGCAGCCCCTCAACCTGCAAGGTCTGAGCTTCTCGTCCATGTCGGACTCGGAGTCGGACGACGAGTCCGAGGACGACGACATGACGGCGGAGACGGGCGGCAGCCAGGACCACCTCGGCAAGCGAaagcgcggtggcggcgctggcggcagCAAGAAGATGATGTCCTTCTTCGAGGGTCTCATGCAGCAGGTCGTCCAGAGGCAGGAGGAGATGCAGCACCGGTTCctggagaccatggagaagcgGGAGGCGGAGCGCacggcgcgggaggaggcgtGGCGCAGGCAGGAGGTCGCCCGCCTCAaccgcgagcaggagcagctcgctcaggagcgcgccgccgcggcatcCCGGGACGCCGCCATCATAAACTTCCTCCAGCGCATCGGCGGCCAGTCCGTGCAGCCgcctgccgccgtcgccatccCAATGCCAGTCCAGACCCCGCCACCGCCGAAGCAACCTCCTCGACAGCCGCAGCACCCACCTCCACCGTCGCCGCAGGCCACGACACCGCAGTCGAAGCCCATCTCAGCCGCGCCGCTCCAGCAGCAGCCTCAGGAAACGGCGGCGCACCGGGACGCTGGCACCCCGCGCAGCGCGCCCCCGACCTCCAGCGCGTCACTTGAGCTGGCGCCGCCAGTCACGACGGAGCAGCACGTCGATTCCGGTCTAGGTGGTGGAGACGGCGGGGCGGCGTCGTCCTCGCGGTGGCCGAAGACGGAGGTGCACGCGCTCAtccagctgcgcatggacctggACATGCGCTACCAGGAGACGGGACCCAAGGGCCCGCTCTGGGAGGAGATTTCTTCCGGGATGCGGCGGCTGGGATACAACCGGAGCTCGAAGCGGTGCAAGGAGAAGTGGGAGAACATCAACAAGTACTACAAGAAGGTGAAGGAGAGCAACAAGAAGCGGCCCGAGGACTCCAAGACCTGCCCATACTTCCACCAGCTCGAGGCCATCTACAACAGGAAGCACCTCCGCAGCATCGGAGCCGCCTCAGCGTCCAGtgtcgccatcgccggcgctCCTCCCGCCCTCCCTGCTGAGCAGGCGAACCCGACAAGGCAGGAATTAGAGGGGAAGAATATCAACGACGACAAGAGGAACAACGGAGGATCGGGCGCAGGCGCACAGGAGCCGAACAGCAATGGCGAGaaagcgccggcgccgccggccgcgttCGACGCTGACAGCGGCATGAAGAAG AAGACATCGTCAGGGAGCTGA
- the LOC117864415 gene encoding trihelix transcription factor GTL1 isoform X1: protein MQQQQHQDGGGSQYGAAPPDMGPFSPPAASGPMPLSSRPPSATQPPPQQQQQQPRVTYEELAAVSGAGAGGFDDEMLGGSGGGGSSGASSNRWPREETQALIRIRSEMDATFRDATLKGPLWEDVSRKLADLGYKRSAKKCKEKFENVHKYYKRTKEGRAGRQDGKSYRFFDELEALHAAAPQPQPQQQLPPASSAQPLHAFAVPVSAPPPMSSMPPPPPGPMQPAPISSAGPAPVPAAAPMELPPAQQPLNLQGLSFSSMSDSESDDESEDDDMTAETGGSQDHLGKRKRGGGAGGSKKMMSFFEGLMQQVVQRQEEMQHRFLETMEKREAERTAREEAWRRQEVARLNREQEQLAQERAAAASRDAAIINFLQRIGGQSVQPPAAVAIPMPVQTPPPPKQPPRQPQHPPPPSPQATTPQSKPISAAPLQQQPQETAAHRDAGTPRSAPPTSSASLELAPPVTTEQHVDSGLGGGDGGAASSSRWPKTEVHALIQLRMDLDMRYQETGPKGPLWEEISSGMRRLGYNRSSKRCKEKWENINKYYKKVKESNKKRPEDSKTCPYFHQLEAIYNRKHLRSIGAASASSVAIAGAPPALPAEQANPTRQELEGKNINDDKRNNGGSGAGAQEPNSNGEKAPAPPAAFDADSGMKKPEDIVRELNEQPPREFTTDETDSDEMGDEYTDGEEGEDDGKMQYRIQFQRPNSGGTNSAPPAPAPTTAAAPATSAPTSTFLAVVR, encoded by the exons atgcagcagcagcagcaccaggaCGGAGGCGGGTCCCAGTACGGGGCTGCGCCACCGGACATGGGCCccttctcgccgccggcggcttccGGCCCCATGCCGCTGAGCAGCAGGCCCCCGTCGGCGACGCAGCCGCcgccccagcagcagcagcagcagccgaggGTGACCTACGAAGAATTGGCCGCGGTGTCGGGGGCCGGTGCCGGCGGCTTCGACGACGAGATGCtgggcggaagcggcggcggcgggtcgtcgGGCGCGTCCAGCAACCGGTGGCCACGGGAGGAGACGCAGGCGCTCATCAGGATCCGGTCGGAGATGGACGCCACCTTCCGCGACGCCACGCTCAAGGGCCCCCTCTGGGAGGACGTCTCCAG GAAGCTTGCGGATTTGGGCTACAAGAGGAGCGCCAAGAAGTGCAAGGAGAAGTTTGAGAACGTGCACAAGTACTACAAGCGCACCAAAGAAGGCCGCGCGGGGAGGCAGGACGGCAAGAGTTACCGATTCTTCGACGAGCTGGAGGCGCTGCATGcggccgcgccgcagccgcagccacagcagcagctgccgccAGCAAGCAGCGCTCAGCCGCTGCACGCCTTCGCGGTGCCAGtatccgcgccgccgcctatgagttcaatgccgccgccgccgccggggccgatGCAGCCGGCGCCAATATCTTCGGCGGGCCCGGCTCCGGTTCCGGCTGCGGCGCCCATGGAGCTGCCCCCGGCCCAGCAGCCCCTCAACCTGCAAGGTCTGAGCTTCTCGTCCATGTCGGACTCGGAGTCGGACGACGAGTCCGAGGACGACGACATGACGGCGGAGACGGGCGGCAGCCAGGACCACCTCGGCAAGCGAaagcgcggtggcggcgctggcggcagCAAGAAGATGATGTCCTTCTTCGAGGGTCTCATGCAGCAGGTCGTCCAGAGGCAGGAGGAGATGCAGCACCGGTTCctggagaccatggagaagcgGGAGGCGGAGCGCacggcgcgggaggaggcgtGGCGCAGGCAGGAGGTCGCCCGCCTCAaccgcgagcaggagcagctcgctcaggagcgcgccgccgcggcatcCCGGGACGCCGCCATCATAAACTTCCTCCAGCGCATCGGCGGCCAGTCCGTGCAGCCgcctgccgccgtcgccatccCAATGCCAGTCCAGACCCCGCCACCGCCGAAGCAACCTCCTCGACAGCCGCAGCACCCACCTCCACCGTCGCCGCAGGCCACGACACCGCAGTCGAAGCCCATCTCAGCCGCGCCGCTCCAGCAGCAGCCTCAGGAAACGGCGGCGCACCGGGACGCTGGCACCCCGCGCAGCGCGCCCCCGACCTCCAGCGCGTCACTTGAGCTGGCGCCGCCAGTCACGACGGAGCAGCACGTCGATTCCGGTCTAGGTGGTGGAGACGGCGGGGCGGCGTCGTCCTCGCGGTGGCCGAAGACGGAGGTGCACGCGCTCAtccagctgcgcatggacctggACATGCGCTACCAGGAGACGGGACCCAAGGGCCCGCTCTGGGAGGAGATTTCTTCCGGGATGCGGCGGCTGGGATACAACCGGAGCTCGAAGCGGTGCAAGGAGAAGTGGGAGAACATCAACAAGTACTACAAGAAGGTGAAGGAGAGCAACAAGAAGCGGCCCGAGGACTCCAAGACCTGCCCATACTTCCACCAGCTCGAGGCCATCTACAACAGGAAGCACCTCCGCAGCATCGGAGCCGCCTCAGCGTCCAGtgtcgccatcgccggcgctCCTCCCGCCCTCCCTGCTGAGCAGGCGAACCCGACAAGGCAGGAATTAGAGGGGAAGAATATCAACGACGACAAGAGGAACAACGGAGGATCGGGCGCAGGCGCACAGGAGCCGAACAGCAATGGCGAGaaagcgccggcgccgccggccgcgttCGACGCTGACAGCGGCATGAAGAAG CCAGAAGACATCGTCAGGGAGCTGAACGAGCAGCCGCCCCGGGAATTCACGACGGACGAGACGGACAGCGACGAGATGGGCGATGAGTACACCGACGGTGAGGAGGGCGAGGACGACGGAAAAATGCAGTACAGGATACAGTTCCAGAGGCCGAACTCGGGCGGCACCAACAGCGCACCGCCGGCACCAGCACCAACGACGGCGGCCGCACCCGCGACCTCCGCTCCGACGAGCACCTTCCTCGCCGTGGTTCGATAG